From the genome of Hippocampus zosterae strain Florida chromosome 8, ASM2543408v3, whole genome shotgun sequence:
TGGACTCTGTTACCCTGGTTTGTCCGAAGGAGCCTTGAACCTGATGAAGAGCAGCCTGAATAACAAATCCTGGTGAGCGTCTCACACTGATTTGGACTTGTGATGTGGGTATTTGTGTCCCCAAACCTGTGAACCTGTTACACAAGTCCACGAGTCCAATATTGAGCCTTTTGCCACCAATGTGACAGACACAAACTCTTAAACATAGAATAAGtgggatgatgatgaggaaaaTAATGTTGAAAAAGATATAATTGTGTCAACGCAGTTAAATTTATGGCAAAATGCTTTTTAAGGGGGAGACCCACTGCGGCAGAGTGTCTCCAGAATCCTTGGCTGCGTGCTCATCGCGCCCCCCACCGATCACGCCACTCCAAGGTGTGTTTCTCCACCGATAAACTCAAAGCGTACCTCACGCAGAAGGAGGAGAAGCGAGACCAAGTGCGCACCAAGCTTCAGGGTCCCTTCTTTCAGTAGCGAGTTaccagagaaaaaaatatgcaatacAAGCATTAACAAAGTTGTGTGACAAACAGCTGGCCCCTGAGGGAACTGCGATGCGTCTTAAAAAGCTGTGTCTCAACTTATACTGTAGAGCATCATGATAAAAGTTGTTGTTGAAAATGGTTTAAATGCAAGCATCTGAGAGATAATGTTCAGTGAGTGAGTTCAGACTTGATAATGTTTCTCTCTGCATGTCACATTTGAATTCAAATATGACATTATTCAgcctttttctgttttcatgtgtaaatttgatttttgttgtttgttttttttgtcggtTGGATGTCTCAGTAATACAATTTATTGTGTCAACCATCTGCTTGGATGAGTTGCCGGATGACGGGTGAAATAAATGGCATTGAAATGACCAGTACAGTAACTGCCATAATCTTATTTATTCAACTTTACTTGTAAACAATCACAAATATACAAGCGAGGATTTGGAGTGTTGCAGTGACGGTACACTTTGTTAGGTTGACCGGTACAATTGCATCCAGTAGAAAATAACATCTTGAATTGAACAGTAGCTTTCTTATTGTAAGCTGGTAGGACACCATTTAATCATCCTGAAAGCTGCTACTTAATTTACAAACACCCTTTTGGCATGAAGCAGAATGTTTGCTACGGCTCAGAGCCCCAGAGCCATGTAACGTTTTGCTTCGATTTAATTATCGTCCAACCAAAGAAAAACCTGAAGTGAAATGAGCACCGCGTAATGTTTGAAAatttaccctttcatgcaccctataacccaggggtccccaaccttttttgtcccactgaccggtttatgtcagacaatattttcagggaccggcatttaaggtgaggcagtaataatacaacaaaataatatgatacaagctgcatgaaaactgtggcattttcgaaatataataacaataaacacaaggatCGCATAATTCTGATCGCGATGgtcatgtttattcattcattcattcattcattcatcttccgagccgcttgatcctcactagggtcgcggggggtgctggagcctatcccagctgtcttcgggcagtagacctgaatcggttgccagccaatcacagggcacacagagacgaacaaccatccactctcacactcacacctagggacaatttagagtgttcaatcagcctgccatgcatatttttggaatgtgggaggaaaccagagcacccgcagaaaacccacgcaggcccgcctTCAAAATAACGATACAATGCAAaatcaaagtgcatgaaaatgacgactcaccacagccccgagcttgattttctgcaaccagaccgtcccatctcgtggtaataggagacaatgacacctcaagtgtaaTTTTGTTTCTAGTCGCCGAAGCTGCAGAAAACCCATATCGGAAATAGCAAcggtgctattgtggcgatctcagaatattcagccataactttaatccagttgtctcgaacgtccttttaaggccgccgtcatttgcgatctccagcagttttttaacaattttttaagtttttttttcgctcGTGACGCAAAGCGTGGTTTGACGCGTGTCAAGTGTGAcagagacggatgtaacggagaatccggtcatttttcaaaataaaacatatttcgtattccgaaataaataaaacggaattaaggcaaattctcaaattctttctgtgcggcacggtaccaaatgccctgcggaccggcggttggaGACCACTGCTGTAACCCACTaacaagctgtccactgaagtaacccctgtccctgaaagagttaaccACTGGTTTAATTAAGTCTAACATCAATTTCCATCTCTTAATCTTTTTGCTCAACTATATTTTTCGCAATGAATCACAGAGGGTAACAGACaacatttctccagcacaaGCTTTTTTATTTGCTGTGTTTACAGACATCGCCGGTAAAGGACCACCTTTTCACACTCTGAGATGCTGGTGAGTTTGCAACTTTTAGGATTTTCTCTCCTGAACCTTTTGGATTTCCTGTGCAGAGAGAGCGATAGAGATTTAGAAACAAAGGGGAAACATTTGAAAGTCAGAAGATTCGTGGTAAGAGAGATGTCTTGATTTCCTAATAAAATGGGTCTTGGCTCACATCATTAAGGATCTCCTTCAGCTCCTCGTAAGCACGTTCTAAGTCGTCGTTGATGATGACAACATCAAACACTCCTGGCTCCTTACCTGCAGAGAGAGAATTTCATTGATGGGTTATTTTTTGAATTTCAAAggaatatgtttttaaatctgTCGAAACTTACTGAGCTCCATGTCGATGCGAGCTGCCTCCAGACGTTTCTGTAGACTGTCTTCGGACTCAGTTTGTCGGTCCCTTAGTCGTTTTTCCTTAAGAAAAAAGtcgtttttgttatttatttccctCCTCATCATGACATCGGATTGCCATCCACCAAGTGTTTAGCAGAGAGAAAAAGTATCTACACTTACACAATCTAACAACATCTGATACAACAAATATGATAATGTTGGAGTTTTTTTCTGACACTGTCATACTAGTACAGTATGGATTCAACAATATTTGTGATTGTCGCTTACATTCTTTTCCTGCTTAGGTGGGTTTTCTAtgagtactctggcttcctcccttATTCCAAAACGATATACTGTCCAGTTATTAGATGTTATTTAAGAAATAATTATGGATGGTTAATTTGCACTGCAGTATACTACAGTAAGTATTTCAGTTAATAATAGAGTTCCTTCATGAAAATCCTCTGACGTGTAAGCTCCCTCTATGGTGCAGTGATGCTGTTTTTGGGCAGGGAGAATTTTTTTGGCgctaagaaaatgtttttttcgttGATGATTATATTCCCCCAATTTTCCCAATGTATTCCACTGGGTGTCAATGTATGGGGTATTTTCACTCTTCATGGGCtggcatgtattttttttccaaacttaaAAGAGCATTTTGTCATGCATCTGATTAGTACGAGCATGTGGGTTCCCATTCGTACTGATGGAAAAACAATTCAGTTATATTTAACTTAAACTCAACACATTTGCCCTCGATCTTGAAGAAAAGGTTCTTTTTAAGCTTGTAtttagggttaaaaaaaaacttttatgtgtaatacattttaattgagcCATTATTTCAgttcccgcgaccctagtgaggataaaagcggttcggaaaatgaatgaatgaattatttcagTTGATTTATTTGTTATATTCAGTGCTAATGTTCGAACTGCAACATGTTGCAGTGacacatttggggggggggggggatctcatTTTGGTAATATGTAGGCCTACTACATTGCATTTAAATTTAGTCATAAAGGATGTACTTTTTCTATAGGTGCTACTGTTGTCGAAAAAGCGACTGGATTTGAATATGTGGGTGTCCCTAATGCTGTGGCCTTCGATCAGCACTGTATATGAAATGGGTCCTTTACCAGAATCTCCATCGATGGAGGCTGGATGGAGATGTAGATGGGGTTCAGGTTCGTCTCTTTGATCCTCCTCACACCTTGAATGTCCACATCCAGGATGCAGATCAGGTTCTTGGCCTGCACGTCTTCGATGGCAGCTTTGCTATGaaacacatcacaaacacacacacacacacacacacggctgttGACTTCCCTCATGAAGCAAACAAGCTAAGAGGATCGCTGCGCCCAGCTGAGCCGTTCACACTTTTTATGCCCACCTCACAATAAGGAGGTGAGATTGAAtgtgactcacacacacacgctcgtgTTGTAGTATCAGGGGTTAAAGCTCCATCTGTCCCAAGACGGTGAATATCCTCTTGATCCTCTTGAGCCCAGCGGGCCAGTTTTAGAGTGCGCTCTTATACAAGGCAACTAACCTCTTGTCTATTGAGGTAAAGTGTTGAAATGGGTTACCTATGTATGGATGTCTGACAAGAGAGAACACACTGTGCAAGTGGTTGGAAGTAACAAAGTCACAAAGATTTGGTCGCATTCTGTAAGAAGATTTTGTCAGGTTAATTGTACTTgaattgtatatttatttttctggtcACTTTTTACTTGTGTTccatacatttgaaaacagatatcTGGACTTTCTACGCTTTACTTTGTCAAAGCAGGGTTGTTACTTTTTTCAAATCCTGCTAATGTCATgtcggttaaaaaataaaaacatgcaaatagcGGTAAGGCGATGATGCGGATGAGATCATATTGATTGATATCTTTAGCTCTTATACAAGTACGTAAGAAAAAGAATGAAGATAGTCCTCACCCGCGGCCTTAATTAAGAGATTTGTTTGACGTTGTCAGCGACCATATCAATTTGTGGTGAAGCTGTCACCTTGGgccaggctaaaaaaaaattgtgccatttaaaaaattctCACGTTTGATATTTttaggtgggcggcccggtagtccagtggttagcacgtcggcttcacagtgcagaggtaccgggttcgattccagctccggcctccctgtgtggagtttgcatgttctccccggccctgcgtgggttttctccgggtgctccggtttcctcccacattccaaagacatgcgtggcaggctgattgaacactctaaattgtccctaggtgtgagtgtgagtgtgaatggttgttcgtctctgtgtgccctgccattggctggcaaccgattcagggtgtcccccgcctactgcccggagacagctgggataggctccagcaccccccgcgaccctagtgaggatcaagcggcttggaagatgaatgaatgaatgaatgaatgaatgaatgaatgaatgaatgaatgaatgatatttttAGGTTTTATTCCTTCAATTGGTATCattagctattttttttctgagggaaCAATGTCCGTGCCAGTACTTAtgtaacctctgcactgtactAAAATTCGAAGAAACTATAGTGTAATTATAGAACAGGTTTCTTCATTTCACTACAGTACTTTGCAGTTTTCTACTACAACAGAACCATGGAAAACATATTTCAATCTAAAATGTACATTAGGTAGCAATTGATCTTCTGAAAGGTATTTTCCCATTTGTTTAATACTTTGTATTATGCATATAATATGATATTGATATGATTGATAATAGTATGATACAATGTACtgtattctaaaaaaaaataacgtaatcAAATAAATGATTCAGTACAATGGAGTTTCACATTTTGAACTGAATGACTGAAATAATCAGACATTCCGAGATCTTATAATTCATTGACACGAACTATAGCAAGTCTGTCGCTTTTTTCTGGATGTTTACCTTGTTCCATACAGGTTGCCAGAGAACTCGGCATTCTCAATAAAGTCACCGCGTTGGATGCCCTCCTGCATGGCCTCTCGGCTGGTGAAGTGGTAATCTGTGTGAAAGTATCACATATTGTGACTGGCGCAATGACAACACGTGGAACCCGTTCCATACAATGGGCTGGCCACACAGGACTCATTGGATTCTATAAGGTCATTTGGACACCacatgtgtttcttttgtcctaAAGAAACAAGTACTGCAACCTAACATGAAATACTCAATCATTAGCATTAGGGGGAAAATAAAAGATGTATTAACAGAATTTTATTGTgcaatttaaaaagacaaatattaaatatattttgaggAGGTTAGTCATGGGCTTTATCAAACAATGAAAGAATAAACCATTCTAAATTCGGGGTGTACCAAATATGttgacatcatttcaaaaaataTTATCTATATAATGACATGTTTGATGTAAGCAAAATTACAACATGCTTCATGTTGAATGTATTGATCTAAATTCCAGTAACATATACAAATGGATATCGACATCAGCAAGAAAGCAAACAGGATGGATAAAATGGAAACCCTTGTagctgttttaaattgtgtactgtatgtgggtgtgtgttggggggatgCACAAAATGCCATAAAATTGGCTGTATTCATGTCAATTTTTGGGACACCCAGAATTAATGATTAAACCTTTCccccaaaaagtaaaaacaaaagtttcAAATTGCATGTAATAATTACCTAGGTTAGCATTGCATAATATGATGCTAATGATTGGTTGGGGGTTGTTTACACTCTACTGagggttgcattttttttttgtgggcaatCCCCCACAAAACGGGAAAGGACAACTGGACTCACTACGGAGGCATCACGGGG
Proteins encoded in this window:
- the guk1b gene encoding guanylate kinase 1b isoform X1; its protein translation is MSGPRPVVLSGPSGAGKSTLMKRLMKDHEGVFGFSVSHTTRNPRPGEENGKGLNTLPMLLGATLLPVADVFSSEDLDTSFSCPIESETPHEDYHFTSREAMQEGIQRGDFIENAEFSGNLYGTSKAAIEDVQAKNLICILDVDIQGVRRIKETNLNPIYISIQPPSMEILEKRLRDRQTESEDSLQKRLEAARIDMELSKEPGVFDVVIINDDLERAYEELKEILNDEIQKVQERKS
- the guk1b gene encoding guanylate kinase 1b isoform X2 codes for the protein MSGPRPVVLSGPSGAGKSTLMKRLMKDHEGVFGFSVSHTTRNPRPGEENGKDYHFTSREAMQEGIQRGDFIENAEFSGNLYGTSKAAIEDVQAKNLICILDVDIQGVRRIKETNLNPIYISIQPPSMEILEKRLRDRQTESEDSLQKRLEAARIDMELSKEPGVFDVVIINDDLERAYEELKEILNDEIQKVQERKS